A genomic segment from Bradyrhizobium sp. CB1015 encodes:
- a CDS encoding cache domain-containing protein — protein MVTATIYTALLQQGGEQLQFDALRIRGEMSSALLARRLYGVWMDVARSAELIDLTDLKNAREHIDFLSRLDRRYTWLGVADLEGTILAAKDGMLEGVSVAQRPWFRRGLVSPAAIDVHAAQLLATQLPAPREPYRFIDLAAPLRHAGSVAGVIGAHLDWKWVAESMDSLQVPGIDVLLLSGDRTVLFGPPDLINKSLNIGSALAASRVTTASLRERWPDGRDYFTVIVPTVGFANLPSFGWSLLVRQSADEALASTRNLIRSFWSSFGACAIAILALLFCAAQWLRTPLRRLSNTAEALLHDPSAHPPYSETRFNEAARLSDALARIQSKLMGHSVSNSIQGPGGDN, from the coding sequence ATGGTGACCGCGACGATCTACACGGCCTTGCTACAGCAAGGGGGAGAGCAGCTGCAGTTCGACGCGTTAAGAATTCGCGGCGAAATGAGTTCCGCGCTGTTGGCCCGCCGGCTCTATGGAGTTTGGATGGATGTAGCGCGGTCCGCTGAGCTCATTGACCTAACTGATCTTAAGAATGCGCGAGAACACATCGACTTCTTGAGCCGCCTTGATCGACGCTATACTTGGCTTGGGGTCGCGGATCTCGAAGGGACCATTCTCGCGGCTAAAGACGGCATGCTCGAAGGAGTAAGCGTTGCACAGCGACCTTGGTTTAGGCGGGGCCTTGTCTCGCCGGCGGCTATCGATGTGCATGCCGCTCAACTACTGGCCACCCAGTTGCCGGCACCTCGTGAGCCCTATCGCTTTATCGACCTGGCAGCGCCGTTGCGCCACGCCGGCTCCGTTGCCGGGGTCATCGGCGCTCACCTTGACTGGAAATGGGTCGCAGAAAGCATGGACTCGTTACAAGTACCCGGCATTGATGTGCTGCTGCTTTCGGGGGATCGAACCGTCCTGTTTGGTCCGCCGGATCTTATCAACAAGTCGCTCAACATCGGCTCCGCACTTGCGGCTAGTCGCGTCACGACTGCGTCTCTGCGCGAACGTTGGCCTGACGGCAGGGACTACTTCACAGTGATCGTTCCGACGGTCGGCTTCGCGAACCTTCCAAGCTTCGGTTGGTCTCTTCTGGTTCGGCAGAGTGCCGACGAGGCGCTTGCGTCCACCCGTAATCTCATCCGATCATTCTGGAGTAGTTTCGGTGCTTGTGCCATTGCCATACTAGCACTGCTCTTTTGTGCGGCGCAGTGGCTGAGGACGCCCCTTCGCCGGCTCTCGAATACAGCCGAGGCCCTCTTGCACGATCCATCCGCGCACCCGCCATATTCCGAGACACGCTTCAATGAAGCGGCGAGGCTCAGTGACGCGCTCGCTCGCATCCAGTCGAAGCTGATGGGACACTCTGTTAGCAATTCGATCCAAGGACCGGGTGGGGACAACTAG
- a CDS encoding avidin/streptavidin family protein: MSGSVCAVACCLGEFHDALDCAPALCRYVDACSRAVASPSKWVNQRGSLLSIQTLDASTGIFAGTYVNNATGVSYQGQPYPVAGVVTANRIAFYVNWTAPAAPNCKTITIWNGRVADKNIPAAGTLFYVGSN; this comes from the coding sequence ATCTCCGGCAGCGTCTGCGCAGTTGCCTGTTGCCTAGGGGAATTCCATGACGCGCTTGATTGTGCTCCTGCTCTTTGCCGTTACGTCGATGCCTGCTCACGCGCGGTTGCCAGTCCCTCTAAATGGGTAAATCAGCGAGGCTCTCTTCTGTCGATCCAAACGCTCGATGCATCGACGGGGATTTTCGCCGGAACGTATGTTAACAATGCGACTGGAGTTTCCTACCAGGGACAGCCCTACCCTGTCGCAGGCGTCGTTACCGCAAATAGGATCGCTTTTTACGTCAATTGGACGGCACCCGCAGCTCCAAACTGCAAAACGATCACCATTTGGAACGGCCGCGTCGCTGATAAGAATATTCCAGCTGCGGGGACCCTGTTCTACGTGGGATCGAACTGA